A stretch of Porites lutea chromosome 5, jaPorLute2.1, whole genome shotgun sequence DNA encodes these proteins:
- the LOC140937211 gene encoding uncharacterized protein, translating to MQYGPVSRIRNTHNNFCICPQMTMDYDLEEKLHDIDEFIESELGFPPLSARGTLSPAEINNLSFFLQSSDFSNGYHPGNNPGNIEASLAATVTKVPEVEVEVQIIDLKEVYDKKTKKTLEGLEYRLDDSEVTVVVQASETITSVRAFTQRCPEAAMRTHDTIGPVELDVHIRQNYGGTRRVLTVDLGSVYKTEDGDAFYWLEKAEVLLRNKWELIIEMSFGSGLAGSVKSRPFRVTTKSQYKMKKNGEFVTSPGKVQRILSTITESSKSTPVRGDCKFIADRGFGKDFSDDTSVLSQDFKAFSVVKEEDYTGEPDCNLNSTSLPSAEERIHLQLNTVLDRHMITTFYGADRRIRYVIEQPELPALLKLVCKSSRMTGPRPKANGHKSADEDFTWSCGFCFFERRKKSTIKAHLIQKVCRKTVDHKKSKADSVAKRLMKRNHSCSELEADRFYFSWKDSLSV from the exons ATGCAATACGGACCAGTTTCAAGAATACGTAACACACAcaataatttttgtatttgtccTCAAATGACAATGGACTATGATTTGGAAGAAAAACTCCACGACATCGACGAGTTCATTGAATCAGAGCTAGGATTCCCGCCTCTAAGTGCCAGAGGCACACTTTCACCAGCAGAAATCAACAACTTGAGCTTCTTTCTTCAATCCAGTGATTTTTCAAATGGATATCATCCTGGGAATAACCCag GAAATATTGAAGCTAGCCTGGCGGCAACTGTAACTAAAGTCCCAGAAGTTGAGGTGGAAGTGCAGATAATAGACCTTAAAGAGGTCTATGACAAAAAGACCAAGAAAACCCTTGAAGGGCTCGAGTATCGCTTGGATGATTCAGAAGTCACCGTTGTGGTGCAAGCATCAGAAACAATCACCAGCGTTCGAGCTTTTACTCAGAGGTGTCCTGAGGCTGCAATGAGAACACATGACACTATAG GTCCAGTTGAGCTAGACGTGCATATCCGACAGAATTATGGCGGCACACGTCGAGTTCTTACAGTTGACCTTGGGTCAGTGTACAAAACAGAAGACGGAGATGCCTTCTACTGGCTTGAAAAAGCAGAAGTTTTGCTGAGAAATAAATGGGAGCTGATAATCGAAATGAGTTTCGGCTCAGGCTTGGCAGGATCGGTAAAGTCAAGACCGTTCCGAGTGACCACCAAGTCACAGTATAAGATGAAAAAGAACGGAG AATTCGTTACTAGCCCCGGTAAAGTGCAAAGAATACTTAGTACAATTACAGAGTCAAGTAAATCCACCCCTGTTCGTGGCGACTGCAAGTTTATTGCAGACCGTGGATTTGGAAAAG ATTTTTCAGACGATACTTCAGTTTTGAGTCAAGATTTTAAGGCTTTCAGCGTGGTAAAGGAAGAAGATTACACAGGAGAGCCTGACTGTAACCTAAATTCAACATCTCTTCCCTCTGCTGAAGAGAGAATCCATCTTCAATTGAACACTGTTCTAGACCGTCATATG ATCACTACATTTTATGGTGCAGACCGAAGAATTCGATATGTCATAGAGCAGCCTGAACTCCCTGCTTTACTGAAGTTAGTTTGTAAATCATCCAGAATGACTGGACCCCGTCCTAAAGCAAACGGACACAAGTCTGCTGACGAGGATTTCACATGGTCATGCgggttttgtttctttgaacgCCGCAAGAAATCAACTATAAAGGCGCACTTAATTCAGAAAGTCTGCCGAAAGACGGTGGATCATAAAAAATCCAAAGCAGATTCAGTTGCAAAGCGTCTAATGAAACGCAACCACAGCTGCAGCGAACTCGAGGCAGACAGGTTTTACTTTTCGTGGAAAGATTCCCTTTCTGTGTGA
- the LOC140936842 gene encoding uncharacterized protein isoform X4, protein MDELSTHHCSTSQGPEVRVQILNLMDIYDKKTTKTSGKYEYRLGSSEVTIVAHSSEEIKRVRVYVQRCPEAAVRTHDTTGPVELEVDVQHHSQSQTVVSVDLGSVHRTEEGFAVYRLDKSDIVERNKWELVIMIGFHTGIIAAFKSKPFRITTRASQRARNLEEQEDNTMEALEDVLPRASAQSCDSRTFSTQSCTYSTIASDTSDVVKRVASKLRQEFSKFNLKDDTPCPARKAFRTDPLVLGKVVLRPDTTLDKTKVAMHYNRDMRARYVVEQPDLPNLLKLMNLKANCASSGRRRANGFKTAEEDFWWACGLCFFERRKKSTVKAHVAQRVCQKTSLRKELKQRRKAMGHLKRYSSCDFSSERLEGLENWTWEGPQSV, encoded by the exons ATGGATGAGCTCTCTACACACCATTGCTCAACATCACAAGGACCTGAGGTACGGGTTCAAATACTGAACCTCATGGACATCTATGACAAAAAAACTACAAAGACATCGGGAAAGTACGAATATCGCCTGGGATCGTCGGAGGTGACTATTGTAGCCCATTCATCCGAAGAAATTAAAAGAGTTCGAGTATATGTGCAGAGATGCCCTGAAGCAGCAGTAAGGACACACGACACAACAG GTCCTGTTGAACTAGAAGTAGACGTACAACACCATAGTCAGTCGCAGACGGTTGTCTCGGTGGATTTAGGATCAGTCCACAGAACCGAGGAAGGATTTGCAGTGTACCGACTAGACAAGTCTGACATCGTGGAGAGGAACAAATGGGAGCTGGTTATTATGATCGGTTTTCATACTGGAATCATCGCTGCCTTCAAATCAAAACCTTTTCGGATCACTACAAGAGCAAGTCAGAGGGCGAGAAACTTAGAAGAGCAGGAAGATAATACCATGG AAGCTCTTGAAGATGTGCTTCCCAGAGCATCTGCTCAAAGTTGCGATAGCAGGACCTTCTCAACACAAAGTTGCACATACTCCACTATTGCTTCAG ACACAAGCGACGTTGTTAAAAGAGTGGCGTCTAAGCTTCGTCAGGAGTTTTCAAAGTTTAATCTTAAGGACGATACTCCCTGCCCAGCACGGAAAGCTTTTAGAACAGATCCCCTTGTGCTAGGCAAAGTTGTGCTTAGACCAGATACGACTTTGGACAAGACAAAG GTAGCCATGCACTACAATCGTGACATGCGTGCTCGCTACGTGGTTGAACAGCCAGATCTTCCTAACCTACTGAAACTTATGAACCTGAAAGCAAATTGCGCTAGCAGTGGTCGGAGAAGAGCAAACGGCTTTAAAACGGCTGAAGAAGATTTCTGGTGGGCGTGTGGGTTGTGTTTCTTCGAGCGACGTAAAAAATCAACAGTTAAGGCCCACGTGGCACAAAGAGTTTGTCAGAAAACCTCTTTGAGGAAAGAACTGAAACAACGAAGAAAGGCAATGGGACATCTGAAACGATACTCTAGTTGTGACTTTAGTAGCGAGAGGCTTGAAGGACTGGAGAATTGGACATGGGAAGGCCCTCAGTCTGTTTAA